The window CTGGTGTCGTGCTTACGGCAAAAACCCGGCTGCGCAAGCGCAGCCGGGCCAATGGCAGGCAAATCGCCTGCAATCCGATAATCGCTGGGGCCGATTACTTGGCCTTGGCGACAGCCGTCTCGAAAGGCTTGTAAGCCTCCTTGGCCATCTCGGCGTAAAGCTCGCCCATGCGAGTCGCCTGCGCGACGAAGCCTTCATAGGCCTGCTTCGCGTAGTCAGCCTGCACTTCGACGGCCTTGTCGAGCGACTTGGCCGAGGTCAGCTTCTCGAAAGCGGCGGTGCCGTTCTCGAACGCCTTCTTGGAATATTCGGTCGCCTCGACGGTAATCGCCTGCACGTTCTTCGAGAGCGAGGCAAAGCTCTTGAGACCGGTGTCCATGGCTTCCTTGCCAGACTTGCTGGCGTCTTCGAACGACTGCATCATCGTCGTGTCTCCTTCATGAGTGGCGCGCCCTAAAGTGCGTTGTAACTCATTTATGTTGCACTGCACAAAAAGTCAATGGCAGGGCTTTTTGGAAACGGAAAAGGGTTTCCCGGGCGCCGCTTGTCCTCGCATTCTGCTCAACCGAGTTCCTGGGCCAGTCCGATAAGCAGCCCTTCAGGTCCCCGGATGTAGCAGAGCCGATACGCATCTTTGTACTGGACGACTTCGCCTACGAGCTGTGCGCCGCGCGTGCGGAGCCGTTCAAGCGTGTCGTCGATGTCGTCGACGGTGAACATGACGCGGAGGTAGCCCAGCGCGTTGACCGGGGCGTTCCGGTGATCTGCGACGACGGGCGGCCTGATGAAGCGGGAGAGTTCGAGGCGGCTATGGCCGTCCGGCGTGCGCATCATGGCAATCTCGACATGCTGATCACCGAGGCCAGTGACACGCCCGGCCCACTCTCCCTCGATCGTAGCCTGCCCTTCCAGCTCGAGGCCGAGTTCGCGAAAGAAATCAATCGTCCCTTCGAGGTCTTCGACGACAATTCCCACATTGTCCATCCGCTTGAGCGCCATGACCGATCTCCGCGTTACGATCCGTAAAGGTTAATGCAAATAGTCCTCTAAAGCGCCTGAAAACGTCAACGCTCCGGTTACCATAAACGGATTGGTAACAGCCTCGCCCGTAGTGTCCGAACTGCGGCTTGGGGAATCGGGGCCGTATCTCTGACACTGTAAAAAGCATCAAAGGGTATCATTGTGCGTTGGGCGTTGGCAGGCTTTCCCTCACAGATTTCACACCTCCGCAGGATCGTGGCGCTGCTCATCGCAGCCACGGTCGTCATGGCCGGAGCGACCGGACAGGCAGCGGCCAATCCGCGCTACGCCGCCTATGTCATGGATGCGAATACGGGCCAGGTCCTGTTTTCCCGCAACGGTGACGCGAAGCGGTATCCCGCCTCGCTGACCAAGATGATGACGACCTACATGCTGTTCGAGGCGATGGAGTCGGGCCGGATATCTGCATCGACCCAGATCCCGATCTCGGCGAAGGCAGCGGCGGAGCCCCCGACGAAAATCGGCCTGAAGGCCGGCTCCAGCATTTCCGTCGACAACGCGATCAAGGCGCTCGTGACGCGCAGCGCCAACGACATCGCGACTGCCGTCGGCGAGATGCTGGGCGGCTCCGAGCAGGCGTTCGCACGCATGATGACCGCCAAGGCGCGGCAGCTCGGAATGAACTCGACGCAGTTCCGCAACGCGCATGGCCTGCCCAACGCCGATCAATATACGACGGCTCGCGACATGGCGATTCTCGGAATCGCGCTGCGCGAGCACTTCCCGAAGCAGTATTCGTACTTCTCGACGCGCTCCTTCAAGTTCGGCAAGAACACGATCACCACGCACAACCGCATGCTGTCGCGCGTCAAGGGCGTCGATGGCATCAAGACCGGTTACATCCGCGCATCCGGCTTCAACGTCGTGACGTCGATCCAGGACAATGGCCGCAGCGTCGTCGCCGTCGTCATGGGCGGTCAGTCCGGCCGCAGCCGCGACGACCACATGACCGCCCTCCTCCAGGAATACCTGCCGAAGGCGTCGCGCGGCGGCGGTGCGAACCTCGTCGCCTCCCGCAGGCTGACGCCGGGAACACCGGCTGCCGTCGCCGGCGCGTTCTCGCTGCCCAACACCAACATTCCGACGCCTGATTTCCGTCCCGGCGCCGACATCGACGTGCAGGTGGCCGCTTATGCCAACGAGCAGGCAGGCCTGCGCGTGACGCCTCAGATGCCTGTGCCATCGGCGCCAGTCCCGACTGCCCAGAGCGAAACGATCGCCGCGGTGCAGCAGCAGGCGGCATCCATCGACCCGGTGCAGACGTCATCGACGCGCCCGACCGGCTGGGCCGTGCAGATCGCATCCTCGCCGTCGGAAAACGAAGCGCTTGCAGCGTTGGAGCGTATCGGCGCCCGCGCGCCCAACGCAGTCGGCTCCGCGACCGCCTTCACCGAGACCTACAACAACAAGGGCACGACCTATTACCGCGCCCGGTTCGGCGGCTATGCCTCGAAGGATCAGGCATGGAACGCCTGCAATGCACTGAAGCGCAGCAAGATCGACTGCTACGCAGTCCAGCTTTGAGCGCTTCCGGCCGCTTCCCGTCTTGTATCGCGTAAAGGGGACTAGCGTTGATTAGAGAGCAGAATTTCCTTGGCTTCGTTGATCCTCGCCGCAAGGAAAGAGGTACCGCCGAGGTCGGGGTGCAGGCGCTGCATCAGGCGGCGGTGCGCCTTGCGGATATCCGCCGTGCTGGCTCCCGCTTCAAGACCAAGGACCTTGTAGGCTTCCTCCTTGGACATGGCGCCAGAAGCTGGCGCGCGACCCTCCCCGTCGCCCATATTCGGCTTCGCGTGCTCACGCCAGACGGGAAATCTGCTGTCAAGATAGGTCTCGAGTAACCGGGTGCTCTCCGAATCGGACGCGAGCGCGCGTCCGAGTTCGAGAAGTTGCTCCAGCCCGAGCTGGCCGAGTTGCTCCCCCTCATGGGGTCCCGCAAGCACCACGCCCTCCAGACCGCCACTATCGTGGTCGAGTTCCATTTCCAGCGCCGCGGTCCTGACGGACGATCGTTTGCCGGGCGTCGGACGAGCAGCCAGACGGCGGCGGCCCGACACATACCAGGCAAGCGCGCCCGACAGCATCATGCCGCCCAGGCCCGCACGCCCGAGCAAAAGCATGCCGGCTCCCACCGCGCCGAGCGCGAATGGGCCGACGAGCCTGAGGCTGGCGGCAATCCGTGCTGCGTCGAACCGCAAGAACACGGCTCCCGCAAGCAGCACCAGCAAGAAGACGGCAGCGCCGTAGCCAAGCACCGTCATCCGCGTCCGCCGGCCCTCAGATGTTCGATCATCAGCCGGTCCTCCGCCCGTCCCCGCGCCTCCAGCGCCGCAAGCCCGCCCGACGCGAAGACCGCGACGGCGGATAAAAGCTTCGACAGCGTCTGCGCGGAATTGCCGTCGAAGCGGAACCAGGCGCCCTTGGAAAGCCGGGCAATCTCCTTGAAGGCGGTCTCGGCGACCGGATCATGCCCTTCCTGGAAGGCGAAGATCGGCACCCCGCGAAGCCCGAGCTTCGCTGCCTTGTCGGCCAGATCGTCGACGGCCTCTTCCATCGCATCGCCGATATAGACGAGCGCGTTCACCGTCCCGCGATCGCCTTCCTTGAGCGCGTGAGCCAAGACCTTGCCGATCTGCGTATGCCCGCCGCGACAGTCGATCCTGGTCATCAAATCCTTGAGCGACCGCGTATCGCTCACGAAGCGCGACGCGCGGCATTCGCCGTAGCCGCGGAAATAGACGAGCTGCACATCGAGACCATCGGCTTTGCCGACCGCATCGAACATCTCCGCCTGGAGCTTGCAGGCGAGATCCCATGTGGGTTGACGGCTCATGGTGGCGTCGAGCGCCAGGATCAGCCGTCCCTTGCCGGTGGTCGAGCGTGTCGCAACGGCGCGCGCCTGTCGCACGAACGCGTCGATCGCGCTCGAGTCCGAGCGTTTTGCAACGCTGTCCTCGGCGCTCGGCACGCGCGTAGGGATTTTGTCTCCTGTCATGTCATGAACATGTGGCGCGAACGGCCCGCTTGCAAGGCCGCCGGATGTCAGCCCACACACGAAGCGGTGTTGATGCGGCCAACGCCAGCCTAAAGAAGCCCCAGCTCGGCCAGTTCGCGGCGGAGCGCCAGCGGCATCTCCTCGCCGGATTCCGCGCCGGCAAGATCGTTTGGAGCATCTGCCGCGGCCAGATAACGCCAGCCCTGGAACGGCCGGCGGGGTTGCCATTCGGTGCGGATCACGATCGGTTCCAGCACCAGCTTGCACCGGCCTATGCCCTCGGCGTCGATGAACGGCCGTATCTCGAGCAAGGTCTGGCGACACTGCACGCCGCCCTTGATAATCCAGTAGAGCGATCCGCCGTCGATCAACTCCTCGACCCGCTTCGGGGCCATGCGCGTCGTGTGGAAATGTTCGACGGGCGCGCCGGCGCGACGCTTCTCGTCGAGCTTGAT is drawn from Mesorhizobium sp. CAU 1732 and contains these coding sequences:
- a CDS encoding phasin family protein, which translates into the protein MMQSFEDASKSGKEAMDTGLKSFASLSKNVQAITVEATEYSKKAFENGTAAFEKLTSAKSLDKAVEVQADYAKQAYEGFVAQATRMGELYAEMAKEAYKPFETAVAKAK
- a CDS encoding VOC family protein; the encoded protein is MALKRMDNVGIVVEDLEGTIDFFRELGLELEGQATIEGEWAGRVTGLGDQHVEIAMMRTPDGHSRLELSRFIRPPVVADHRNAPVNALGYLRVMFTVDDIDDTLERLRTRGAQLVGEVVQYKDAYRLCYIRGPEGLLIGLAQELG
- a CDS encoding D-alanyl-D-alanine carboxypeptidase codes for the protein MALLIAATVVMAGATGQAAANPRYAAYVMDANTGQVLFSRNGDAKRYPASLTKMMTTYMLFEAMESGRISASTQIPISAKAAAEPPTKIGLKAGSSISVDNAIKALVTRSANDIATAVGEMLGGSEQAFARMMTAKARQLGMNSTQFRNAHGLPNADQYTTARDMAILGIALREHFPKQYSYFSTRSFKFGKNTITTHNRMLSRVKGVDGIKTGYIRASGFNVVTSIQDNGRSVVAVVMGGQSGRSRDDHMTALLQEYLPKASRGGGANLVASRRLTPGTPAAVAGAFSLPNTNIPTPDFRPGADIDVQVAAYANEQAGLRVTPQMPVPSAPVPTAQSETIAAVQQQAASIDPVQTSSTRPTGWAVQIASSPSENEALAALERIGARAPNAVGSATAFTETYNNKGTTYYRARFGGYASKDQAWNACNALKRSKIDCYAVQL
- a CDS encoding DnaJ domain-containing protein; this translates as MTVLGYGAAVFLLVLLAGAVFLRFDAARIAASLRLVGPFALGAVGAGMLLLGRAGLGGMMLSGALAWYVSGRRRLAARPTPGKRSSVRTAALEMELDHDSGGLEGVVLAGPHEGEQLGQLGLEQLLELGRALASDSESTRLLETYLDSRFPVWREHAKPNMGDGEGRAPASGAMSKEEAYKVLGLEAGASTADIRKAHRRLMQRLHPDLGGTSFLAARINEAKEILLSNQR
- a CDS encoding VWA domain-containing protein, which translates into the protein MTGDKIPTRVPSAEDSVAKRSDSSAIDAFVRQARAVATRSTTGKGRLILALDATMSRQPTWDLACKLQAEMFDAVGKADGLDVQLVYFRGYGECRASRFVSDTRSLKDLMTRIDCRGGHTQIGKVLAHALKEGDRGTVNALVYIGDAMEEAVDDLADKAAKLGLRGVPIFAFQEGHDPVAETAFKEIARLSKGAWFRFDGNSAQTLSKLLSAVAVFASGGLAALEARGRAEDRLMIEHLRAGGRG
- a CDS encoding DUF1489 family protein translates to MPLNILKLCVGCESVEDLEDWIAIKLDEKRRAGAPVEHFHTTRMAPKRVEELIDGGSLYWIIKGGVQCRQTLLEIRPFIDAEGIGRCKLVLEPIVIRTEWQPRRPFQGWRYLAAADAPNDLAGAESGEEMPLALRRELAELGLL